TATTTTCAACAATGCTGCCCAAGTTTGGAATCACACATTTTACTGGCATTGCATGGATCCCAAAGGAGGTAATGAACCCACAGGTAAAGTAGCAGACGCCATTAATAAGGCGTTCGGTTCTTTTGAGAAATTTAAGGAACAATTTAATCAAACAGCTATTTCAACATTTGGGTCAGGCTGGGCATGGTTAGTGAAAGACAATAATGATCAATTAAAAATTATTAGTACTAGTAATGCGGGCACCCCTATGACTGAAAATTTAAGAGCCTTATTAACATGTGATGTATGGGAACATGCCTATT
Above is a genomic segment from Legionella adelaidensis containing:
- a CDS encoding superoxide dismutase, whose protein sequence is MPFTLPKLPYDKSALAPHISEETLEYHYGKHHQAYVNNLNKLIVDTKFADMSLEEIIKESSGGIFNNAAQVWNHTFYWHCMDPKGGNEPTGKVADAINKAFGSFEKFKEQFNQTAISTFGSGWAWLVKDNNDQLKIISTSNAGTPMTENLRALLTCDVWEHAYYIDYRNARPEYVNAFWNVVNWDFVSENMG